One genomic window of Gallaecimonas sp. GXIMD4217 includes the following:
- the cysB gene encoding HTH-type transcriptional regulator CysB produces MKLQQLRYIVEVRNHNLNVSATAESLYTSQPGISKQVRMLEDELGVQIFGRSGKHLTHVTPAGQEIIAIAEDILDKADAIRAVAQEHTQPDKGKLHVATTHTQARYALPSVIRSFIDRYPKVSLHMHQGTPTQIAEAVVRGDADFAIATEALHLYDDLIMLPCYHWNRSIVVKPDHPLARLEQITIEALAQYPIVTYVFGFTGRSDLDEGFAKVGLEPHIVFTATDTDVIKTYVRLGLGVGVIATMAYDEEKDSDLVRLDASHLFKASTTKIGFRKSSFLRGYMYDFIEGFAPHLNRALVDEAIRLKDNDAIERLFEGVKLPLK; encoded by the coding sequence ATGAAACTGCAGCAGCTTCGCTACATCGTTGAGGTGCGCAACCACAACCTCAATGTCTCGGCCACCGCCGAGAGCCTCTACACGTCCCAGCCCGGGATCAGCAAGCAGGTGCGGATGCTGGAGGACGAGCTGGGGGTGCAGATCTTCGGTCGCAGCGGCAAGCACCTGACCCATGTCACCCCGGCCGGCCAGGAGATCATCGCCATTGCCGAGGACATCCTCGACAAGGCCGACGCCATCCGTGCCGTGGCCCAGGAGCACACCCAGCCGGACAAGGGCAAGCTGCACGTGGCCACCACCCATACCCAGGCCCGCTATGCGCTGCCGTCGGTGATCCGCAGTTTCATCGACCGCTATCCCAAGGTGTCGCTGCACATGCACCAGGGCACCCCCACCCAGATCGCCGAGGCGGTGGTGCGTGGCGACGCCGATTTCGCCATCGCCACCGAGGCGCTGCACCTCTATGACGACCTGATCATGCTGCCCTGCTACCACTGGAACCGCAGCATAGTGGTCAAGCCCGATCATCCCCTGGCCAGGCTGGAGCAGATCACCATAGAGGCCCTGGCCCAGTACCCCATAGTCACCTATGTGTTCGGCTTCACCGGCCGCTCCGATCTGGACGAGGGCTTTGCCAAGGTGGGCCTGGAGCCCCACATCGTCTTCACCGCCACCGACACCGATGTCATCAAGACCTATGTGCGCCTGGGCCTGGGGGTGGGGGTCATCGCCACCATGGCCTATGACGAGGAAAAGGACAGCGATCTGGTGCGCCTGGATGCCAGCCACCTGTTCAAGGCCTCCACCACCAAGATCGGTTTCCGCAAATCCTCCTTCCTGCGCGGCTATATGTATGATTTTATTGAAGGGTTCGCCCCGCACCTCAACCGTGCCCTGGTGGACGAGGCGATCCGCCTCAAGGACAACGACGCCATCGAAAGGCTGTTCGAGGGCGTCAAGCTCCCGCTGAAATAA
- a CDS encoding Re/Si-specific NAD(P)(+) transhydrogenase subunit alpha, with protein MQIGIPKESLSGEARVAATPKSAAALIELGFDVIIEAGAGKAASFDDGSYEASGAKIGDPWQADILLKVNAPSGDEVKRLRASTLLVSFIWPAQQPELVDRLKARGVTVLAMDMVPRISRAQNLDALSAMANIAGYRAVVEAASAFGRFFSGQITAAGKVAPAKVLVIGAGVAGLAALGAAGSLGAVVRAFDTRPEVREQVQSLGAEFLELAVAEEGGGADGYAKEMSQAYIDAEMALLAEQAAEVDVIITTALIPGKPAPRLISRDMVKAMKPGSVIVDLAAPNGGNCELTKPGRRVKSDNGVIILGYTDLPSRLPGQASSLYGANLVNLLRLLCPAGDGQIALDLDDEVLRHMAVLKDGELLYPPPPIAVSKAPPKPKPQPAPAEIKAPEPVSPRRKALWYGAGLLAFAWVASVAPAAFLGHFTVFVLACVLGYYVIWNVTHALHTPLMSVTNAISGIIIVGALLQIGQGGLVGVLAFIAVLIASINLAGGFLVTRRMLKMFRRDQ; from the coding sequence ATGCAGATCGGCATTCCCAAAGAGTCCCTGAGCGGCGAGGCCAGGGTAGCGGCCACGCCCAAGAGCGCCGCCGCCCTTATCGAACTCGGCTTTGACGTGATCATCGAAGCCGGCGCCGGCAAGGCGGCCAGCTTCGACGACGGCAGTTATGAGGCCAGCGGCGCCAAGATTGGCGATCCCTGGCAGGCCGACATCCTCCTCAAGGTCAATGCCCCAAGCGGCGACGAGGTCAAGCGCCTCAGGGCCTCCACCCTGCTGGTGAGCTTCATCTGGCCGGCCCAGCAGCCGGAGTTGGTGGACAGGCTCAAGGCCCGCGGCGTGACGGTGCTGGCCATGGATATGGTGCCGCGGATCTCCCGGGCCCAGAACCTGGACGCGCTGTCGGCCATGGCCAACATCGCCGGCTACCGGGCCGTGGTGGAAGCGGCCAGCGCCTTCGGCCGTTTCTTCAGCGGCCAGATCACCGCCGCCGGCAAGGTGGCGCCGGCCAAGGTGCTGGTGATAGGCGCCGGCGTGGCCGGCCTGGCCGCCCTGGGCGCGGCCGGCTCCTTGGGCGCCGTGGTACGTGCCTTCGACACCAGGCCCGAGGTCAGGGAGCAGGTGCAGTCCCTGGGCGCCGAATTCCTGGAGCTGGCGGTGGCGGAGGAAGGGGGCGGCGCCGACGGCTATGCAAAAGAGATGAGCCAGGCCTACATCGATGCCGAGATGGCGCTGCTGGCCGAGCAGGCCGCCGAGGTGGATGTGATCATCACCACGGCGCTGATCCCCGGCAAGCCGGCGCCCAGGCTTATCAGCCGCGACATGGTCAAGGCCATGAAGCCGGGCTCGGTGATCGTCGACCTGGCCGCCCCCAATGGTGGCAACTGCGAGCTGACCAAGCCGGGCCGGCGGGTCAAGAGCGACAACGGCGTCATCATCCTCGGTTACACGGATCTGCCCAGCCGGCTGCCGGGCCAGGCCTCCAGTCTCTACGGCGCCAACCTGGTCAACCTGCTGAGGCTCTTGTGCCCGGCCGGGGACGGCCAGATAGCCCTGGATCTGGACGACGAGGTGCTGCGGCACATGGCGGTGCTGAAGGACGGCGAGCTGCTCTATCCGCCGCCGCCCATCGCCGTGTCCAAGGCGCCGCCAAAGCCCAAGCCCCAGCCGGCGCCGGCCGAGATAAAGGCGCCCGAGCCGGTATCGCCGCGCAGGAAGGCGCTCTGGTACGGGGCCGGCCTGCTGGCCTTCGCCTGGGTGGCCTCGGTGGCGCCGGCCGCCTTCCTGGGCCACTTCACCGTCTTCGTGCTGGCCTGCGTGCTGGGCTACTACGTGATCTGGAACGTCACCCACGCCCTGCACACGCCGCTGATGTCGGTCACCAATGCCATTTCCGGCATCATCATAGTGGGCGCCCTGCTGCAGATAGGGCAGGGGGGCCTGGTCGGGGTGCTGGCCTTCATCGCCGTGCTCATCGCCAGCATCAACCTGGCCGGCGGCTTCCTGGTGACCCGGCGCATGCTGAAAATGTTCAGGAGGGACCAGTGA